The Lacipirellula parvula genome window below encodes:
- a CDS encoding DUF1598 domain-containing protein — MSPLMRFALVLAFLLSGRTFLHAQAINFAEERPFVIGVVPVVGNGAVGGVAVDADGTIKRAEQRDETSLLDARRSALDGLTGDIAKPAKLRKVSLRRLDALLASHASQNKPLPPEVLYLAGLQRIEYVFAYPEANDLVLAGPAEGWLIDDAGNAVGESSGAPVLQLEDLIAALRTSEKLLAGEMISCSIDPTPAGVQQFARLMRGGRASPSARLLRQIEQAMGPQTITLTGVSPESHFAQVLVAADWQMKRLGMGLAESPVDGLPSYMELLQHHPGAEPDNAMPRWWMAYGEQPVECDKDRLGWRLSPPGIRVCTAAGRLQADGRIAPTTESDPLAKEWADAMTAKYDRLAIVEPVFGQLRGCMDLALVAAILTANDLTTHLNLELPMLLDDSRLQLAAYRVPKTVASQANAVKKKRAWVISVSGGVDLDVASIVNRPSVQAQVQTARMHSPPGQSKSWWWD; from the coding sequence ATGTCTCCTCTCATGCGCTTCGCCCTCGTGTTGGCTTTTCTCCTAAGCGGGCGCACTTTCTTGCATGCCCAAGCCATTAACTTCGCCGAGGAGCGGCCATTCGTCATCGGCGTCGTGCCCGTGGTTGGGAACGGCGCTGTCGGCGGCGTCGCGGTTGACGCCGACGGGACCATCAAGCGGGCCGAGCAGCGCGATGAGACGTCTCTCCTGGATGCACGCCGCTCCGCGTTGGACGGCCTGACGGGAGATATCGCCAAGCCGGCAAAGCTCCGTAAGGTTTCGCTTCGCCGGCTAGATGCACTGCTCGCCTCGCATGCGAGTCAGAACAAGCCGCTGCCGCCAGAGGTGCTCTACCTGGCTGGATTGCAACGCATCGAGTATGTCTTCGCTTATCCCGAGGCGAACGATCTTGTCTTGGCCGGGCCAGCGGAAGGCTGGTTGATCGATGACGCGGGGAATGCCGTTGGCGAAAGCTCCGGGGCGCCGGTGCTGCAATTGGAAGACCTGATTGCGGCCTTGCGAACATCGGAGAAGTTGCTGGCCGGCGAGATGATCAGCTGCTCGATCGATCCGACTCCGGCCGGGGTTCAGCAGTTTGCCCGTCTCATGCGCGGCGGTCGCGCGTCGCCCTCGGCAAGGTTGCTCCGACAAATCGAGCAAGCGATGGGCCCGCAGACGATTACGCTGACTGGCGTTTCGCCTGAGAGCCACTTTGCCCAAGTGCTCGTCGCCGCCGACTGGCAAATGAAGCGACTGGGGATGGGATTGGCCGAGTCGCCTGTCGATGGATTGCCCAGCTACATGGAACTACTGCAGCATCATCCCGGCGCTGAACCTGACAACGCGATGCCGCGCTGGTGGATGGCCTACGGCGAACAGCCCGTCGAGTGCGACAAAGATCGACTTGGCTGGCGTCTCTCGCCGCCGGGCATTCGAGTCTGCACGGCGGCCGGACGTTTGCAGGCCGATGGTCGAATCGCCCCGACGACGGAAAGCGACCCATTGGCGAAAGAATGGGCCGACGCCATGACGGCGAAATACGATCGATTGGCGATCGTCGAACCGGTGTTCGGTCAGCTGCGAGGTTGCATGGACCTGGCTTTAGTGGCGGCCATTCTCACTGCGAACGACCTGACGACTCACCTCAATCTGGAGTTGCCCATGCTCCTCGACGACTCGCGCCTGCAACTGGCGGCGTATCGAGTGCCGAAAACCGTCGCATCGCAAGCGAACGCCGTGAAGAAAAAACGCGCGTGGGTGATCAGCGTTTCCGGCGGCGTGGACCTCGATGTGGCAAGCATCGTCAATAGGCCCAGCGTGCAAGCGCAAGTGCAAACGGCACGCATGCACTCCCCGCCGGGACAATCGAAGTCGTGGTGGTGGGACTGA